From the genome of Halomonas sp. I5-271120, one region includes:
- a CDS encoding AMP-binding protein → MSAERQRFLTALAEHARTWPNRIALDDGQAQLSYGELLAEVDRRRERLAALDARRVGLALDNGIDWALWDLALLSDERVAVPVPGFFSASQRKHLVASAGLDSWIGAADEATALGFAPSADGATACRTVGKPPEMHAGTAKITFTSGTSGAPKGVCLDSAAMLRVAESIATLVAPLDICRHLAMLPLATLLENIGGLYVPLWLGATCHLPDTATLGWQGASGFCPRTAMSVIESVKPQSLILVPQLLQALLAVAPEAPESLSFVAAGGARLAPALLAQAEERGWPVFEGYGLSECASVVCLNRPGESADGVGRPLPHAEVRLSASGEVEIKGATMLGYLGEAPIGAWYSSGDLGRLEPGPEGERLHLDGRRRDVFITAYGRNVDPQWVESELALQPMIAQALVHGEALDHNRALIVPRDPSTGDDTLSAAITAANARLPDYARVHAWRRATPFTPANDQLTANGRLRRTSVLEAYRDWLTAEAESTITSTPSSATPSSYSTGAAS, encoded by the coding sequence ATGTCCGCTGAACGTCAGCGTTTCCTCACGGCCCTGGCAGAGCATGCCCGGACCTGGCCCAACCGCATCGCCCTGGACGACGGGCAGGCACAGCTGAGCTACGGCGAGCTGCTCGCCGAGGTCGATCGGCGCCGTGAACGGCTGGCGGCGCTGGATGCCCGGCGCGTTGGCCTGGCGCTGGATAACGGTATCGATTGGGCGCTGTGGGATCTCGCCTTGCTCAGCGATGAGCGGGTGGCAGTTCCAGTGCCGGGCTTCTTCTCGGCGTCACAGCGAAAGCATCTGGTAGCAAGCGCGGGGCTGGATAGCTGGATCGGCGCTGCCGATGAGGCGACGGCGCTCGGCTTCGCCCCGAGCGCCGATGGCGCCACCGCCTGCCGAACGGTCGGCAAGCCTCCCGAGATGCATGCGGGCACCGCCAAGATCACCTTCACCTCCGGCACCAGCGGCGCACCCAAGGGGGTGTGTCTCGATAGCGCGGCCATGCTGCGGGTCGCCGAGAGCATTGCCACCCTCGTCGCGCCCCTCGACATCTGTCGTCACCTGGCCATGCTGCCGCTGGCGACGCTGCTCGAGAACATCGGCGGGCTCTATGTCCCGCTATGGCTCGGCGCGACCTGCCACCTTCCAGACACCGCGACGCTTGGCTGGCAGGGTGCCAGCGGCTTCTGCCCGCGCACCGCGATGTCGGTCATCGAATCCGTTAAGCCCCAGAGCCTGATTCTGGTACCGCAGCTGCTTCAGGCCCTGCTGGCGGTCGCGCCCGAGGCGCCCGAGAGCCTGTCCTTCGTCGCGGCGGGCGGTGCCCGACTGGCCCCGGCCCTGCTTGCCCAGGCGGAAGAGCGCGGCTGGCCGGTCTTCGAGGGCTACGGGCTTTCGGAGTGCGCCTCTGTGGTGTGCCTGAACCGACCCGGCGAATCGGCCGACGGCGTCGGCCGCCCGCTGCCCCATGCCGAGGTACGCCTCTCAGCCAGCGGCGAAGTCGAAATCAAGGGAGCCACCATGCTTGGCTACCTGGGCGAAGCCCCCATCGGCGCCTGGTATTCAAGTGGTGATCTGGGCCGCCTCGAGCCTGGCCCGGAAGGCGAGCGGTTGCACCTCGACGGCCGCCGGCGCGATGTCTTCATCACCGCCTACGGTCGCAACGTCGACCCTCAGTGGGTCGAATCCGAACTCGCCCTGCAGCCCATGATCGCCCAGGCCCTAGTGCACGGCGAAGCGCTAGACCACAACCGGGCGCTGATCGTCCCCCGGGACCCAAGCACCGGCGATGACACCCTGAGCGCGGCCATCACCGCGGCCAATGCCCGGCTGCCCGACTATGCCCGGGTGCACGCCTGGCGGCGCGCGACGCCCTTTACCCCGGCCAATGACCAACTCACCGCCAATGGCCGCCTACGGCGCACGAGCGTGCTCGAGGCCTACCGCGACTGGCTGACCGCCGAGGCCGAATCGACCATCACGTCGACGCCTTCGTCCGCCACGCCTTCTTCCTATTCCACAGGAGCCGCCTCATGA
- a CDS encoding thermostable hemolysin translates to MPYHQATPLLDALPESLTGGTVSGTLSSTLSGTLPDPLPGVSSVERPCDSEGPQAVAPLSWHIAENRHQQSALETLIRERFACDHGAQVSHFLTRLLGLWQGELPQAAVGAQCADDSPLFLETYLDTSIERALSESFGQPVERSSIVEIGNLACNRPGLQRALILHLIEQLHEEGYAWLVFTATPAVRNGFRRLGLSASPLALADPARLSAQSREAWGSYYDLVPWVMGGSLALAYANLESQGLLPSRQREGSHVR, encoded by the coding sequence ATGCCCTATCACCAAGCCACACCCCTGCTCGACGCACTGCCAGAAAGCCTAACCGGCGGCACTGTATCAGGCACCCTCTCCAGCACGCTGTCAGGCACCCTGCCCGACCCGCTGCCCGGTGTGAGCTCGGTCGAGCGGCCTTGCGACAGCGAAGGACCACAGGCAGTGGCGCCGCTATCCTGGCATATCGCCGAGAACCGGCATCAGCAGTCAGCGCTTGAGACCCTGATCCGGGAGCGCTTCGCGTGCGATCACGGCGCTCAGGTCAGCCACTTTCTGACACGCCTGCTGGGCCTCTGGCAGGGCGAGCTTCCTCAGGCGGCGGTCGGCGCCCAGTGCGCCGACGACTCCCCCCTGTTTCTCGAGACCTACCTCGACACCTCCATCGAGCGGGCCCTGAGTGAGTCCTTCGGCCAGCCGGTGGAGCGCTCAAGCATCGTCGAAATCGGCAACCTGGCCTGTAATCGGCCAGGGCTGCAGCGCGCCCTGATCCTGCACTTGATCGAGCAGCTGCACGAAGAGGGCTATGCCTGGCTGGTCTTCACCGCCACCCCGGCGGTGCGCAATGGTTTTCGCCGGCTGGGGCTTTCCGCGAGCCCCCTGGCGCTGGCCGACCCGGCACGCCTGTCAGCCCAGAGCCGCGAGGCCTGGGGCAGCTACTATGATCTGGTGCCCTGGGTGATGGGCGGCTCGCTGGCGCTTGCCTATGCCAACCTCGAGTCGCAGGGCCTGCTGCCCAGCCGCCAGAGGGAGGGCAGCCATGTCCGCTGA
- a CDS encoding ABC transporter ATP-binding protein: MATLSDTPSLDDASSLNASPTAVLRARGVSLGFDGTTILSGVDLEVQPREFVAVVGASGVGKSTLLRALAGLIAPRQGQVEIPAGNSADTRAWSMVFQAPRLFPWRRVRANVELGLEGLALSKAQRRKRALEPLALVGLDGYAERWPHTLSGGQQQRVGIARALAVRPRVLFMDEPFSALDAITRRRLQTELVDLRRRSEAAIVFVTHDIEEAVLLADRVLVLGGGTDDAPAGMRDVVDVALPKEERREHAGFADCVQRIEGLIGTSAADESS, from the coding sequence GTGGCAACCCTGAGCGATACCCCTTCACTAGACGATGCGTCCTCTCTGAATGCGTCACCCACGGCGGTGCTGCGCGCCCGGGGTGTCAGCCTCGGCTTCGATGGCACGACCATCCTGTCGGGCGTCGACCTCGAGGTGCAGCCCCGGGAGTTCGTCGCGGTGGTCGGTGCCTCCGGGGTCGGCAAGTCGACCCTGCTGCGCGCCCTGGCCGGGCTGATTGCGCCCCGTCAGGGGCAGGTCGAGATCCCCGCCGGCAACAGCGCCGACACCCGGGCCTGGTCGATGGTCTTCCAGGCGCCGCGGCTGTTCCCCTGGCGCCGGGTGCGCGCCAACGTTGAGTTGGGCCTCGAGGGCCTGGCGCTATCGAAGGCCCAGCGACGCAAGCGCGCCCTGGAGCCCCTGGCACTGGTCGGGCTCGATGGCTATGCCGAGCGCTGGCCGCACACCCTGTCCGGCGGCCAGCAGCAGCGGGTCGGCATCGCCCGGGCACTGGCCGTGCGGCCGCGAGTGCTGTTCATGGACGAGCCCTTCTCGGCGCTGGATGCCATCACCCGGCGGCGCCTGCAGACCGAGCTCGTCGACCTGCGTCGTCGCAGCGAGGCGGCAATCGTCTTCGTCACCCACGATATCGAGGAGGCCGTGCTGCTGGCCGACCGGGTGCTGGTGCTGGGCGGAGGAACGGACGATGCCCCCGCCGGCATGAGGGATGTGGTCGATGTTGCGTTGCCCAAGGAGGAGCGCCGCGAGCACGCCGGCTTCGCCGATTGCGTGCAGCGCATCGAAGGCCTGATCGGCACCTCGGCTGCCGATGAATCCTCCTGA
- a CDS encoding ABC transporter permease, with product MIRLSRPRRLLISALGLAGFIALWEASLRAGLLPGNLVPLPSSIPGVFWAEIADGIWFEVVRSSLSHYAVGVAIGSLLGIMVGVGAALVPTFNALHAWLARLLRPIPPLAWIPFAIIWFGVNPTAAAFIISIGVFWINYFTSYSAVSSVDPGYDEVALAFGQQRFVDRLAKVSLPAAAPGILGGLRAGLGQGWMTVVAAELFGIPGIGQRMMEASGLLATDIVVVYMLTIAGLYALFDALFMVVQRRMLRWQP from the coding sequence GTGATTCGGCTGTCGCGCCCCCGCCGTCTGCTGATCAGCGCCCTGGGCCTGGCCGGCTTCATTGCCCTGTGGGAGGCGAGCCTGCGCGCCGGCCTGCTGCCGGGCAACCTGGTACCCTTGCCGTCGAGCATTCCCGGCGTGTTCTGGGCGGAGATCGCCGACGGCATCTGGTTCGAGGTGGTGCGCTCCAGCCTGTCGCACTACGCCGTTGGCGTGGCGATCGGCTCGCTGCTGGGCATCATGGTCGGCGTCGGCGCGGCTCTGGTGCCGACCTTCAATGCCCTGCACGCCTGGCTCGCCCGGCTGCTGCGGCCGATTCCGCCGCTGGCCTGGATTCCGTTCGCCATCATCTGGTTCGGCGTCAATCCCACCGCGGCGGCCTTCATCATCAGCATCGGCGTGTTCTGGATCAATTACTTCACCAGCTACAGCGCGGTGAGCTCGGTGGACCCGGGCTATGACGAGGTCGCCCTCGCCTTCGGCCAGCAGCGCTTCGTGGACCGCCTGGCCAAGGTCAGCCTGCCGGCCGCGGCGCCGGGCATCCTCGGCGGCCTGCGCGCCGGCCTTGGACAGGGCTGGATGACAGTGGTCGCCGCCGAGCTGTTCGGCATTCCCGGCATCGGTCAGCGCATGATGGAGGCCTCGGGCCTGCTGGCTACCGATATCGTAGTGGTCTACATGCTGACCATCGCCGGTCTCTATGCGCTGTTCGATGCGCTGTTCATGGTCGTCCAACGGAGGATGCTGCGGTGGCAACCCTGA
- a CDS encoding ABC transporter substrate-binding protein has translation MLRFTRRLGAMALLLLALPSLAQAQDADDVTTLQVGYMPILPVAQLFVMEGEGWTEEAGLDLELTRFSSGPAMVQALASGELDVMYFGIGPAMVARANGVPIKVLAASIKEQIGLVARGDFAGEFENATAQEAIAHFTKTQGRKPKIATFPKGSVPDTVLRYYLTQQLGLSLDSVDIVAMGADRVQQALLAGAVDAASILEPILTTVQERDDSARVVARGGDMLPNQPGAVLAARESVLADAPDAMQRLMTLHISATNMLIDDPERAAPHVREFVGKRLVPLATVETALRSPSSNYLSDPHAIIDATRVMRDFQLDNGTLRQSVDIDALFDTGLYDAASAALAKGNDAETSAP, from the coding sequence ATGTTGCGCTTCACCCGCCGCCTGGGCGCCATGGCCCTGTTGTTGCTCGCCCTGCCCAGCCTGGCCCAAGCACAAGACGCTGATGACGTCACTACCCTTCAGGTCGGCTACATGCCGATCCTGCCCGTCGCGCAGCTGTTCGTCATGGAAGGCGAAGGCTGGACCGAGGAGGCGGGCCTCGATCTTGAGCTGACCCGTTTCTCCAGCGGCCCGGCCATGGTTCAGGCGCTGGCCTCCGGCGAGCTGGATGTCATGTACTTCGGCATAGGTCCGGCCATGGTGGCGCGCGCCAACGGCGTGCCCATCAAGGTGCTGGCCGCCAGCATCAAGGAACAGATCGGCCTGGTGGCCCGCGGCGACTTCGCCGGCGAGTTCGAGAACGCCACCGCCCAGGAGGCGATCGCCCACTTCACGAAGACCCAGGGCCGCAAGCCCAAGATCGCCACCTTCCCCAAGGGCTCGGTGCCGGACACCGTACTGCGCTACTACCTGACCCAGCAGCTCGGCCTGTCGCTGGATAGCGTGGACATCGTCGCCATGGGCGCCGACCGGGTGCAGCAGGCGCTGCTTGCCGGCGCCGTGGATGCCGCCTCGATCCTCGAGCCGATCCTGACCACCGTGCAGGAGCGCGACGACAGCGCTCGTGTCGTCGCTCGCGGCGGCGACATGCTGCCCAACCAGCCCGGCGCCGTGCTGGCCGCCCGCGAGAGCGTGCTCGCCGATGCCCCCGACGCGATGCAGCGGCTGATGACGCTGCACATCAGCGCCACCAACATGCTGATCGACGATCCCGAGCGGGCCGCGCCCCATGTCCGCGAGTTCGTCGGCAAGCGCCTGGTGCCGCTGGCCACCGTCGAGACCGCTCTGCGCTCGCCGTCGTCCAACTACCTGAGCGACCCGCACGCGATCATCGACGCGACCCGGGTGATGCGCGACTTCCAGCTCGACAACGGCACCCTGCGCCAGTCGGTGGACATCGATGCGCTGTTCGACACCGGCCTGTATGACGCGGCCAGCGCCGCACTGGCCAAGGGCAACGACGCCGAGACCAGCGCGCCGTGA
- a CDS encoding peroxiredoxin, translating into MALQLGDIAPDFTQDSTDGPINFHEWAGDSWVILFSHPKDFTPVCTTELGEVSRLKPEFDKRHTKAIGLSVDPLDDHKAWVGDIQETQGQALNFPLLADADRKVSDLYGMIHPKANDTLTVRSVFIIDPNKKLRLTLTYPASTGRNFDEILRVLDSLQLTDGYKVATPVNWRDGDDCIIVPAVSNEEAKTLFPNGWDEQKPYLRVTKQPNKG; encoded by the coding sequence ATGGCTCTGCAACTTGGCGATATCGCTCCAGACTTCACCCAAGACAGCACCGACGGCCCGATCAACTTTCATGAGTGGGCCGGCGACAGCTGGGTGATCCTTTTCTCGCACCCCAAGGATTTCACCCCGGTCTGCACCACCGAGCTTGGCGAGGTCTCGCGCCTCAAGCCCGAGTTCGACAAGCGCCACACCAAGGCGATCGGCCTGTCGGTGGACCCGCTTGACGATCACAAGGCCTGGGTCGGCGACATCCAGGAGACTCAGGGCCAGGCGCTGAACTTCCCGCTGCTGGCCGATGCCGATCGCAAGGTCAGCGACCTGTACGGCATGATTCATCCCAAGGCCAACGACACCCTGACGGTGCGCAGTGTCTTCATCATCGACCCCAACAAGAAGCTGCGCCTGACCCTCACCTACCCGGCCAGCACCGGGCGCAACTTTGACGAAATCCTTCGGGTGCTCGACAGCCTGCAGCTCACCGACGGCTACAAGGTGGCCACCCCGGTCAACTGGCGCGACGGCGATGACTGCATCATCGTGCCTGCCGTCAGCAATGAAGAAGCCAAGACCTTGTTCCCGAACGGCTGGGACGAGCAGAAGCCCTACCTGCGCGTTACCAAGCAGCCCAACAAGGGCTGA
- a CDS encoding C40 family peptidase — protein sequence MTLLSGCAGPRLATNDRDAGLSIERVLVLDQARDALGTPYRWGGASTNGLDCSGLVLVSYRAAGLHVPRTADDQYRALPPIEAARPGDLLFFGRGSRASHVGIYAGNGQMIHAPGRGRQVTTTSLDLDYWQKRFLGAAAPAP from the coding sequence ATGACGCTGCTTTCCGGCTGTGCCGGGCCCCGGCTCGCCACCAACGATCGTGATGCAGGGCTCTCCATCGAGCGGGTGCTGGTGCTCGACCAGGCCCGCGATGCCCTCGGCACGCCCTACCGCTGGGGCGGCGCCTCGACAAACGGGCTCGACTGCTCGGGGCTGGTGCTGGTCAGCTACCGCGCGGCAGGGCTTCACGTACCGCGCACCGCCGATGATCAGTACCGAGCTCTACCACCTATCGAGGCGGCACGCCCGGGAGATCTCTTGTTCTTCGGCCGCGGTAGCCGCGCCAGCCATGTGGGCATCTATGCAGGCAACGGCCAGATGATTCACGCCCCGGGACGCGGGCGACAGGTCACCACGACCTCGCTGGACCTGGACTACTGGCAGAAGCGTTTCCTCGGTGCCGCCGCGCCGGCCCCCTGA
- a CDS encoding ribbon-helix-helix domain-containing protein, producing the protein MCHVYASTHPKRYESTTRSVRLQGSVTSVRLENEFWDILDCLASDQGMTAGRFISKLYGEVIAEKGSVPNLASMLRVACAVHLHLGNVPTALSRQPA; encoded by the coding sequence ATGTGTCATGTTTATGCGTCAACGCACCCCAAGCGCTATGAAAGCACCACCCGCTCGGTCCGCCTGCAGGGCAGCGTGACCAGCGTCAGGCTGGAAAACGAGTTCTGGGATATCCTCGACTGCCTGGCAAGCGATCAGGGCATGACGGCCGGGCGCTTTATCAGCAAGCTCTATGGCGAAGTCATCGCAGAAAAGGGCAGCGTTCCCAATCTGGCCTCTATGCTGCGAGTGGCCTGTGCCGTCCATCTTCACCTCGGCAATGTGCCGACAGCGCTATCGCGCCAACCGGCCTAG
- a CDS encoding twin-arginine translocation signal domain-containing protein yields MPSTSLSRRTFLQTTGGALVGTLAFASGPIALLAPSRSWAMPLDVLGSHDGEVLLQVTKHLFPHPGLEDAVYAFVVKDLDRAAEAEANRTLLQGGIKALDDDASGDWLALAPDDQYLRVASLEGTPFFEKVRSTAIVSLYNNPLAFTHFGYQGEEGDKGYLYNGFSDLTWLPEPPQPANGYMPGEVPS; encoded by the coding sequence ATGCCGTCCACATCGCTATCACGCCGCACCTTTCTGCAAACGACCGGCGGTGCCCTGGTGGGTACTTTGGCCTTCGCCAGTGGACCTATCGCCCTGCTGGCACCCAGTCGTAGCTGGGCCATGCCGCTCGATGTGCTGGGTTCCCACGACGGCGAGGTGCTGCTTCAGGTCACTAAACACCTGTTCCCGCATCCAGGCCTCGAGGATGCCGTCTATGCCTTCGTGGTCAAGGACCTGGACCGTGCCGCCGAGGCTGAGGCGAACCGAACGCTGCTCCAGGGTGGAATCAAGGCCCTCGATGATGATGCCAGCGGCGATTGGCTGGCGCTCGCGCCAGATGATCAGTACCTGCGGGTCGCCTCGCTGGAGGGCACGCCCTTCTTCGAGAAGGTTCGTTCCACTGCCATCGTCTCGCTATACAACAATCCCTTGGCCTTCACCCATTTCGGCTACCAGGGCGAGGAGGGCGACAAGGGCTACCTCTACAACGGGTTCAGTGACCTGACCTGGCTGCCTGAGCCGCCACAGCCTGCCAACGGCTATATGCCCGGCGAAGTGCCGTCCTGA
- a CDS encoding GMC family oxidoreductase, protein MAMTDNQARFQHDDDQVAVIIGSGAGGGTLANELAQQGIDVVVLEAGAIHTRDDFLADEWASFSQLAWLDPRTTSGSFRLAKDFPNLPAWIVKSVGGTTVHWAGASLRIQPHEFRALSEYGKVEGANLLDWPVTYDELAPYYARAEDRMGVTRTNDIPGLPGNNNFHVMYAGAKNLGYECDTGHMAINSQIRDGRASCQQRGFCFQGCRTGAKWSTLYTELPAAIATGHMELRPQSHVANIEHDAQGRVTGVVYFDANGDQQRQKARLVAVAGNSLETPRLLLNSASSLFPDGLANSSGQVGRNYMRHTTGSVYATFDDPVHMYRGTTMAGIISDEAHHDASRGFVGGYEMETLSLGLPFMAAFLDPGAWGSDFTGALDQYDHMAGMWLVGEDMPRESNRITLNADVKDAFGMPVANVHYDDHPNDIAMREHAYRQGSAIYESVGAKNIYRTPPYPSTHNLGSCRMSQRAQDGVCNGFGQSHDIPNLFISDGSQFTTSAAENPTLTIVSLAIRQAEHIGQLMKEGAI, encoded by the coding sequence ATGGCCATGACTGACAACCAGGCACGCTTCCAGCATGACGACGATCAGGTGGCAGTGATCATCGGTTCCGGCGCCGGAGGGGGCACACTCGCTAACGAGCTTGCCCAGCAGGGCATTGATGTCGTCGTGCTCGAGGCCGGCGCGATTCATACCCGCGACGACTTTCTGGCCGACGAATGGGCGTCTTTCAGCCAGCTGGCGTGGCTGGATCCACGAACCACGTCCGGCAGCTTTCGGCTGGCCAAGGATTTCCCCAATCTGCCGGCCTGGATCGTCAAGTCGGTGGGAGGCACCACGGTGCATTGGGCCGGCGCCAGCCTGCGCATTCAGCCCCATGAATTTAGAGCCCTGAGCGAATACGGCAAGGTCGAGGGTGCCAACCTGCTCGATTGGCCGGTGACCTATGATGAGCTGGCGCCCTATTACGCGCGAGCCGAGGACCGCATGGGCGTTACCCGGACCAATGACATTCCCGGCCTGCCGGGCAACAACAACTTCCATGTGATGTACGCCGGTGCCAAGAACCTGGGCTATGAATGCGACACCGGACACATGGCGATCAACAGCCAGATCCGGGATGGCCGGGCGTCCTGTCAGCAGCGCGGCTTCTGCTTCCAGGGCTGCCGCACCGGCGCCAAGTGGTCGACGCTTTACACCGAGCTGCCGGCGGCGATCGCCACAGGCCACATGGAGCTGCGGCCCCAGTCGCATGTGGCCAATATCGAGCATGATGCCCAGGGCAGGGTGACAGGCGTGGTCTATTTCGATGCCAATGGGGATCAGCAGCGTCAAAAGGCGCGGCTGGTGGCCGTTGCCGGGAATTCACTGGAAACACCGCGGCTGCTTCTCAATTCGGCGTCATCGCTGTTTCCAGATGGTCTTGCCAACAGTTCAGGCCAGGTCGGTCGCAATTACATGCGTCACACCACCGGTTCGGTGTATGCCACCTTCGACGACCCGGTCCACATGTATCGTGGCACCACCATGGCCGGGATCATTTCCGACGAAGCGCATCATGATGCCTCGCGCGGTTTTGTCGGCGGCTATGAGATGGAAACCTTATCGTTGGGTCTGCCGTTCATGGCCGCTTTCCTCGATCCCGGCGCCTGGGGAAGTGACTTCACGGGCGCGCTCGACCAGTACGACCATATGGCTGGCATGTGGCTGGTCGGCGAGGACATGCCCAGGGAAAGCAATCGCATCACGCTGAATGCCGACGTCAAGGATGCCTTCGGCATGCCGGTGGCCAACGTCCACTACGATGACCATCCCAATGACATTGCGATGCGCGAGCATGCCTATCGTCAAGGCTCGGCGATCTACGAATCGGTAGGGGCCAAGAACATCTATCGCACACCGCCCTACCCCTCGACGCACAACCTGGGGTCGTGCCGCATGAGCCAGCGCGCCCAGGATGGGGTCTGTAACGGCTTCGGACAGAGCCATGATATTCCTAACCTTTTCATCTCCGATGGTAGCCAGTTTACGACGTCGGCGGCAGAGAACCCGACGCTGACCATCGTCTCGCTGGCGATTCGCCAAGCCGAGCATATCGGCCAGCTGATGAAGGAGGGTGCCATCTAG
- the gloA gene encoding lactoylglutathione lyase translates to MSFTGEQHPGVQAPTAESQGFRLNHTMVRVKDPAKSLAFYTRVFGMRVLRKLDFEELGFSLYFLARLEDGDQVPEDQRERTVWTFSQKGLLELTHNWGTENQEDFAYHDGNAEPQGFGHICFSVPDLDAAVEWFDANEVEFIKRADQGKMKDVVFVKDVDGYWIEIVEAARLASIGD, encoded by the coding sequence ATGAGCTTTACCGGAGAGCAGCACCCCGGCGTTCAGGCGCCAACCGCCGAGTCCCAGGGCTTTCGCCTCAACCACACCATGGTGCGGGTCAAGGACCCTGCCAAGTCGCTGGCCTTCTATACCCGCGTGTTCGGCATGCGCGTGCTGCGCAAGCTGGACTTCGAGGAACTCGGCTTCTCGCTGTACTTCCTGGCGCGGCTCGAGGACGGCGACCAGGTGCCTGAAGACCAGCGGGAGCGCACCGTCTGGACCTTCAGCCAGAAGGGCCTGCTCGAGCTGACCCACAACTGGGGCACCGAGAACCAGGAGGACTTCGCCTACCACGACGGCAACGCCGAACCTCAGGGCTTTGGCCACATCTGCTTTTCTGTGCCGGACCTGGACGCTGCCGTTGAATGGTTCGACGCCAATGAGGTCGAGTTCATCAAGCGCGCCGATCAGGGCAAGATGAAGGACGTGGTCTTCGTCAAGGACGTCGACGGCTACTGGATCGAGATCGTCGAAGCCGCGCGCCTGGCCAGCATTGGGGACTGA
- a CDS encoding ABC transporter substrate-binding protein: MNNPYRPMTRILASGLIAAPLALLPALASADESAEIRFATPSWPGVTVKTQLAAELLTALGYEPRQQEIGATIAYEALNLNEVDAFMAAWLPAQQPMFEASMKKGTLVDLGNNVDGALIGFAVPRYVAEAGVKQVGDLDKPEFADKFGREIYSIEVGSGMSDTLNGAIDNDTYGLGDWKPVETSTPGMLSAVKNAINNDEWIVFAGWTPHWMNIEYDVVYLEDTEDMWGPDGGGSDVRTLLNKPYSESHPNATRLLDQLTFSADDQSAMIYEFSFEERDSDDVAIEWINQHPDRIEAFVDGVTTIDGKPAWPALQEAFDFES; the protein is encoded by the coding sequence TTGAACAATCCCTACCGTCCCATGACTCGCATCCTCGCCAGCGGCCTCATCGCCGCCCCCCTGGCTCTGCTGCCGGCTCTCGCCTCCGCTGATGAAAGCGCCGAGATCCGCTTCGCCACGCCGTCCTGGCCGGGCGTCACGGTCAAGACCCAGCTCGCCGCCGAGCTGCTGACGGCACTTGGCTATGAGCCCCGCCAGCAGGAAATTGGCGCGACTATCGCTTACGAGGCGCTGAACCTGAATGAAGTCGACGCCTTCATGGCGGCCTGGCTGCCCGCTCAGCAGCCGATGTTCGAAGCGTCAATGAAAAAGGGCACCCTGGTCGACCTGGGCAACAACGTCGATGGCGCCCTGATCGGCTTCGCCGTGCCGCGTTACGTGGCCGAGGCCGGCGTGAAGCAGGTCGGTGACCTGGACAAGCCGGAATTCGCCGATAAGTTCGGTCGTGAAATCTACTCCATCGAAGTCGGCTCCGGCATGAGCGACACGCTCAACGGCGCCATCGACAACGACACCTATGGCCTGGGTGACTGGAAGCCGGTGGAAACGTCCACGCCGGGCATGCTCAGTGCCGTCAAGAACGCCATCAACAATGATGAGTGGATCGTCTTCGCCGGCTGGACGCCGCACTGGATGAACATCGAATACGATGTGGTCTATCTCGAAGACACCGAGGACATGTGGGGCCCGGACGGTGGCGGCAGTGATGTCCGTACGCTGCTCAACAAGCCCTATTCCGAGTCGCATCCCAATGCGACCCGCCTGCTCGATCAGCTGACCTTCAGCGCCGACGATCAAAGCGCGATGATCTACGAGTTCAGCTTTGAAGAGCGTGACTCGGACGACGTCGCGATCGAGTGGATCAACCAGCATCCGGATCGTATCGAAGCCTTTGTAGATGGCGTGACCACCATCGACGGCAAGCCGGCCTGGCCTGCCCTGCAGGAAGCCTTCGACTTCGAGTCCTGA